A window of Terriglobales bacterium contains these coding sequences:
- a CDS encoding small ribosomal subunit Rsm22 family protein, giving the protein MSFPPILKDAIERELAPLELAKVARAASHLTSGYKFGTATLNTPEERLAYLATRLPATFAADLHVFHEIARITPEWNPTSILDLGAGPGTATWAACEIWPAIRHATLVESNAPMIDTGKRLASEHSVLQEATWVHTNMERASYPPVELVVLSYSLGEMPDPILVVQNALAAAKGLLVIIEPGTPRHFQTLARIRRELIAAGAHLVAPCPHQDECPMWEADDWCHFAARLERSALHRRLKGGDLGYEDEKFSYLVFGKSPVPRAASRIVRHPETRSGFIRLQLCTPSGLQQQTVTRSQKSAFRAARRSKWGDAWNQFE; this is encoded by the coding sequence GTGAGCTTTCCGCCAATATTGAAGGACGCCATCGAACGGGAACTCGCTCCCTTGGAGCTGGCTAAAGTCGCCCGTGCGGCAAGTCATCTTACCTCGGGCTATAAATTCGGCACCGCTACTCTGAATACCCCTGAAGAGCGGTTGGCATATTTGGCCACTCGGCTTCCAGCAACGTTTGCCGCCGACCTGCATGTGTTCCACGAGATTGCGCGCATCACGCCTGAGTGGAATCCCACGAGCATACTCGACCTGGGGGCCGGTCCTGGCACTGCGACTTGGGCCGCTTGCGAGATCTGGCCCGCGATCCGCCACGCCACTCTCGTCGAGAGCAATGCACCCATGATCGATACCGGGAAGCGTCTGGCCTCCGAACACTCGGTTCTTCAGGAGGCCACCTGGGTTCACACCAACATGGAGCGCGCATCGTATCCACCGGTTGAGCTTGTTGTGCTGTCTTACTCACTGGGCGAAATGCCGGATCCCATTTTGGTCGTGCAGAATGCGCTCGCGGCGGCGAAGGGCCTTCTCGTGATTATCGAGCCCGGTACTCCCCGCCACTTTCAAACGCTCGCCCGTATTCGACGGGAACTCATCGCAGCCGGCGCTCATCTCGTCGCGCCATGTCCACACCAGGATGAGTGCCCTATGTGGGAGGCAGACGACTGGTGCCACTTCGCTGCTCGCCTTGAACGCTCCGCCTTGCACCGTCGCCTGAAGGGCGGAGACCTCGGCTACGAAGACGAGAAGTTCTCTTATCTTGTGTTCGGTAAGAGCCCGGTTCCCCGTGCAGCATCACGCATCGTTCGTCATCCCGAAACCCGCAGCGGATTCATCCGGCTGCAACTGTGTACGCCTTCGGGTTTACAGCAACAGACCGTCACGCGATCGCAGAAGTCAGCCTTTCGCGCGGCGCGCCGCAGCAAGTGGGGCGACGCGTGGAATCAGTTCGAATAG